In Elusimicrobiota bacterium, the following are encoded in one genomic region:
- a CDS encoding tetratricopeptide repeat protein — translation MKTASERLKVKGEKMHLKRILLFAIRYSLFAALIGCSFEYYFNSGVKAKKPAKKIAHFSKALSIWKYTDGEKNKANTYINRGIAYSLLGFYTEALADFDQALNFGKEPAIYYNRAIVYI, via the coding sequence ATGAAAACAGCAAGTGAAAGGTTAAAGGTAAAAGGTGAAAAGATGCACCTTAAAAGAATTTTACTATTCGCTATTCGCTATTCGCTATTCGCTGCCCTTATCGGTTGTTCGTTTGAATACTACTTTAACAGTGGTGTGAAAGCAAAAAAGCCGGCTAAAAAAATAGCACATTTCTCAAAAGCGCTCTCTATCTGGAAATATACTGATGGCGAAAAAAACAAAGCAAATACATATATCAACAGAGGTATCGCATATTCGTTGCTTGGATTCTATACCGAGGCACTTGCCGATTTTGACCAGGCGCTGAATTTTGGAAAAGAACCTGCTATTTATTATAATCGCGCTATTGTCTATATCA
- a CDS encoding type IV pilus twitching motility protein PilT: protein MLSMDELLKLVIQKNASDLHLTVGTSPILRIDGEMYPTHFEKLTPDVCQRLIYSLLTDRQKEKFEASNELDLSFGIKGVGRIRMNVFRQRNVVSAALRTIPEKIFTFEELGLPPVIYDIMRLPKGLVLVTGPTGCGKTTTLASMINYLNEHRQGHIITIEDPIEYVHTHKRCLVEQREVGADTASFPIALKYVLRQDPDIILIGEMRDLETIAAALTIAETGHLVFATLHTTDAPSSINRIVDVFPPHQQGQIRSQLSFTLQAVLTQQLLLKSGGVGRTLACEVLIVTAAIRNLIREMKTEQVYIAMQTGAKYGMQTMNTSLVDLISRKQITLQEAMETSTDTDDMKRLLQKSVTVGI, encoded by the coding sequence AAGAATGCGTCGGACTTGCATCTTACCGTTGGCACATCGCCAATATTAAGAATAGATGGTGAAATGTATCCAACCCATTTTGAAAAACTTACGCCGGATGTATGTCAGCGGCTGATTTATTCGCTTTTAACTGACCGCCAGAAAGAGAAATTTGAGGCATCAAACGAACTGGATTTATCGTTTGGCATAAAAGGGGTTGGCAGAATAAGAATGAATGTTTTCAGACAGCGGAATGTTGTCTCCGCGGCTTTAAGAACCATTCCTGAAAAAATTTTTACATTTGAAGAATTAGGGCTGCCACCGGTGATTTATGATATTATGCGACTGCCAAAAGGGTTGGTGCTGGTTACAGGACCTACCGGCTGTGGCAAAACAACTACACTCGCCTCTATGATAAATTATTTGAATGAACACCGACAGGGACATATCATCACAATTGAAGACCCGATAGAGTATGTTCATACACATAAAAGGTGTCTCGTAGAACAGCGTGAAGTTGGTGCGGATACTGCTTCGTTCCCAATTGCGTTAAAATATGTTTTAAGACAGGACCCTGATATAATACTGATTGGTGAAATGCGTGACTTAGAAACAATCGCAGCGGCACTCACAATCGCAGAAACCGGGCACCTTGTGTTCGCAACACTCCATACAACCGACGCACCATCGTCAATAAACAGGATTGTTGATGTATTTCCACCACACCAGCAAGGTCAGATAAGAAGCCAACTATCATTCACCTTACAGGCGGTTTTGACACAGCAACTTTTGTTAAAATCAGGCGGTGTCGGCAGAACTTTAGCCTGCGAGGTGCTGATTGTTACAGCTGCAATCAGAAATTTAATTCGTGAAATGAAAACAGAACAAGTCTATATCGCAATGCAAACTGGCGCAAAATACGGGATGCAAACAATGAATACTTCGCTGGTTGATTTAATATCCAGGAAACAGATAACACTGCAGGAAGCAATGGAAACATCTACTGATACAGATGACATGAAACGGCTTTTGCAAAAAAGTGTAACAGTCGGAATATGA